GATTGCAACATGTGCTCCCccaaatctacttttgaaacatctatataaaacacttgcaacatttgacttaaaacagatgaaacacttgaaacatacgcttgaaacatgcgtatatagccatagcaacatatgcaacatccagatctgctttgcaacatccagatgaaacacttgcaacatacgtatgaaacacaaAAAACACTTGAACACATGCatgttatgcaacatccagatatacttttgcaacattcacatGAAAAACTttaaacatacgtctgaaaacaactgaaacacttgaaacataagcttgcaacatgcatatattgTCATTATAACATATGGAACATCccaagatctacttttgcaacatccagatgaaacacttgaaacatgagtCCGAaatgcctgaaacacttgaaacatagcgtCGTCGGCTTACCTGGTGGGGAACTATGGTAGCCAGCTAGCTCGCGGTCCCTCCTCCCCCCAGCCTCCGTCGCCCCAAAGCCCCATCCCCAACCTCCTCCTCACTCTCGTACGAGGGCGAGTACCGCGCGACCACCACGAGCCTCGCCCGCGGCGCCTGCGCCCACGGCTTGGCCGGGAACCGCACCGACGAGGAGGGGCCTGGGGCGTGGAAGGCGGCGCTGGGTCAGAAAGACACGTAGGACATTGTCGGCGCGAGGGCGAAGCCTGCGGCGACGCCGACCATGGCCGGCGGTGGTCCGACACGGGCACGGCAGCAGGCCTTATCAGCTTCGAAAGAAACGAGTGGAATGGAGGGGATGACTCTCGGTGGGGAGTGGGAGAGAcatttttgagagagagagagagagagagagagagagagagagagagagagcaggcgtTATGGGGCCAGTAGCGTGCAGGCCCAGGAAGCGTGACGTCTGAACGGACAGACGCCCTGAGGAGAGCATTGCCGATAAATACACTATTGGTTTTAtgtcaagaaggagaagaagcaaaCATGTTGTAGGAGGCTAAGATAGCCAAGTGTTGCTTAGCAAAGTTCAAAAAAAAGAAGTGTTGCTTAGCATCCGATTTATTAATTGGtcctttttccttttctcttAATAAGGTAAATAAGCAATACTACCAAGTACCAACTGAATTGCATAATCTGGGAGGTGGTAACTGGTAACGTACCTATGTGGCTATATGATGCAGTATCTCACGCTGTGAAATATGAAGGGTACATTATTTTGTCAAGTGCCATCGGCTGGTTTCCTGGACGTCGGTTTCCACGACAAAAGAACGGCGTGTCGACGTCCAAGTTGCCCGTGAGTCCGGGGGGACCCCGTGTGGAATCAGACAGAGGCCGACCACTCCCGCTCGTCCGGTGCTGAAACTGAAAGCAACCCACTGCCATGCTCGACACTCCAGAGTTCATTTGGATTTTGGACCCTGTCACTGTCTGCTTGGTTCCAAATTCGCCGCAAATTTTAACGCGTTTGAGCTTTAGTTTTGTTCCTGTATAGGCGACGGGCTGGGTATGTACAGATGCAGATTTTACTTTCCACAGGCATTTTGTTAATATACTGTACACCAGAATTATTATAGAAACGGAATGCCACTCATCTGACtcaaggggtgtttggttccatggactaaattttagtccatgtcacatcggacgttcggatgttatttaggagaactaaatatgagttaattataaaactaattacatagatggagactaatttacgagacgaatttattaagcctaattaatccgccattagcatatatttactgtagcaccacattgtcaaatcatggcctaattgggcttaaaaaattcgtctcgcaaattagccacaatctgtgcaattagttatttttttcgtctatatttaatacttcatgcatgtgtccaaacatccgatgggacagggactaaatttttttttttagaaccaaacacccccctcAATTTGGTTCTGTGAGGATCGTGCGAGTCCGCAGTTTCGACAACCTACCGCATTTGGGAGAGCAATTCATGATGACTTGCCACACTTTAGGTATAGTATAGCAAAAAAAAATGCTAATGATAGGTGGGCCATCAATAAAACCCATCTAGAATATACGTATATAAAACCCATTCGAGTAACTAGcgtcttgtttagatgccaccaaaattccaagttttttcactctctctccatcacatcaatttttagccgctttcatggagtattaaatatagataaaaaaaataactaattacacagtttagttggaaatcacgagataaatcttttgagcctagttggttcacgattggacaatatttatcaaataagacgaaagtggtactattcattggtttgaaattttttcagcatctaaacgagaCCTAGACACTAAAGTCATTCCCGATGGAGGGTTTAATGGCATTGTTTGGCATTGTTTTCAAGAGTGTCGCATCATATAAAATAAGACAAAACCAGGATCAAACCCATTTACCCTCAATGTGTAGTTTCATTAtggtcttgtttagttccaaaaagttttcccaaaaagtgctacagtaccaatcgcatcgaatcttgcgatatgtgcatggagcattaaatgtagacgaaaaaaactaattgcacagtttggttgaaaatcgcgagacgaacgttttgagcctaattagtccatgattgaatactaattgccaaataaaaacgaaaatgctacggtagccaaatttCTAAATTTCATCCAACTAAACACAACCTATGTTGTTTTTTTATGCATTTAATTACATGGCTCGTCTAGAGTTGGAAACCGAGCCAAAAGCATCTCCATCAAATCTCCTATACTTCCCCCTGTCCTTTAAATAAGAAATTGAATAGCTCCAGCAATTCTCCACCTGTCAGGGTAGAAAACAATGTGACATTTTTTTGGTAATCTGTTGGAGCAAAAATCTCTCATATCCAAAAATTGTTTTTAAAAGATCTCCTATAGGCTATAGCTAGTTGTAGGGGAGACTAATATGAGGTCCAGTGGAGATGCTATAACAGAGTTTGATGCCCAtaaatttttttttctcttcttaaAAGCATTGCTATAAGATTAGAAATGTTTATGTGATAGCACACCTTATTAAATACAAATAAAACTAGGACGAAATAAAACTAACACAGAGATTGACCTAACAGTAGATTGGCCTTAATTAGTACGTGGGTCCATCAATGTGGTAAATGAACAGCGTACCAAGGAACGATGGGGATCCCAGTGAGTATCACACTTGCTTTAAATATACCTCCCTCACTTGCCACCAAAACAGATAGGGGTTGGTGTCGCATGTGAACTTTGAACGACAACATCATATGCCGCATGTTCATGTACTGCATACTACAACATGCCGAAGGAAGAAAATCATGGCCACCAAAGGACTGTGTGCTCATTATTCTAACAATTACTAGCATTCATCAGGAGGGTCAGCTAGGCAGCTAATAGTAGCCACGTAGTACAATTCTTTGCGTGCATCTAATCGGATCGACCTCGACGAGATCAATCGATGATACCACCTCTCCTCCTGCTGCAGCAGAGCAGCAGGCATGTTTCAAGTTCAATGTACATGTTGCAAGAGCTAGCAGAGATCGATCAGAAACAGACAAAGACCGGAGCCCCCTCTGGACACAGCCCAGACGCGTGCACTTGGGGGTGCTGTTCTTCCAGCTAGCGCCATTTGCATTGCATGCTGTCCTCTTCTCAACTCTAGGCACTCGCTAGAGTGAAAGTGACGGACCACCGATGCTTAGTATgcatttatatatatttatatctGTCATCTACCCAGCCATCCTCACTTCCAGTCGTCCatcgcggcgccggcggcggtggcagcgcaTCCCCGGCATCCGTCCCTGGCGACGTCGGCGATGCGGACGCCAGTGTCATAGACCTGTCCCGGCCGCCAGTCCGCCGGGAGCACCTCCTGGTCCGCCCACACCCACTTGCCGTCGTATCCGCCCGTGACCACCGCCCGGAACTGCAGCGGCCCGGCGGGGGCCCGCGGCGTGCTCCACACAGGCCCGTACACGCGCGTCATGAACCGCCACTCCGCCGACGACCCCACGGGGGCCACGTCCACCGCCAGGATGTCGGTCTGGCCGCCCTGGTACAGCAGCTTCACCACCAGGTTGCCCCGCGTCTTGTCGCTCGCTTCTTCCACCCGGATCGACAGGTTCTTCTCCTTGTACTCGCATGGAATCCTGCCCAGCCAAACACCACACGAGGAATTTAGACTCCTACAGATGCATCTATAGTTTCTTTGAAAGAACTAGAGTTCAGTCAGTCATTTGTTCCCTAAAAACTGACCAACTACAAGAACAAAAAAACGTTTTTTTCGCTTTTTTGATGAAAAAAATACGTTTTTAAGTTGATTAGAGAGAGTAGAGAGAAGCAGCATATAGACCTTTTGTACTCTACGGAGAGGGCATCTAGCCTGTTGAGCTCCTGGGCCATCCCGGGCTTGGCCAGGGCCGCGAAGGCGGGCCCGGCGAGCAGGAAGTCGGTGCGGTTGCTCCTGTGGAAGTCGGTGAGCACCACCCGCACTCCGCCGGAGCTGCACAGCTTTGCGTCTCGGCATCTCATCTGTTTTATTTGCATGCATC
Above is a genomic segment from Miscanthus floridulus cultivar M001 chromosome 3, ASM1932011v1, whole genome shotgun sequence containing:
- the LOC136546758 gene encoding expansin-like A3 — its product is MDVLLCCFCVLLLLASATSAASERCVRQGKAAYSPSLSPVPHHGSSGACGYGAMAAEINGGFLAAGGPRQHRGGLGCGRCFQMRCRDAKLCSSGGVRVVLTDFHRSNRTDFLLAGPAFAALAKPGMAQELNRLDALSVEYKRIPCEYKEKNLSIRVEEASDKTRGNLVVKLLYQGGQTDILAVDVAPVGSSAEWRFMTRVYGPVWSTPRAPAGPLQFRAVVTGGYDGKWVWADQEVLPADWRPGQVYDTGVRIADVARDGCRGCAATAAGAAMDDWK